Proteins encoded in a region of the Devosia sp. RR2S18 genome:
- a CDS encoding glycoside hydrolase family 108 protein, translated as MVRTRFDLCLDEVLRHEGGYVDHRQDPGGATNMGITRKTLARWRQVSPWWKLPKSAVRGLKRAEAARIYRASYWNAVRAGDLPAGLDLALFDFAVNSGPGRAVRTLQVLLGVAVDGVVGPLTLGAIRSRSAAALVSSLCDRRLGFLGRLSTFSVFGRGWTARVAAIRAAALAMAPADPLHHRSTELTLFSGYKTYIVAAFMLLAGLAQVLGIELPALDGNSAGHLIMEALAVIFLRKGLKADIGRA; from the coding sequence ATGGTGCGAACGCGGTTCGACCTCTGCCTTGATGAGGTGCTGCGGCACGAGGGCGGTTATGTCGACCATCGGCAGGACCCCGGCGGGGCCACTAATATGGGCATCACCCGCAAGACGCTGGCGCGATGGCGCCAGGTTTCCCCCTGGTGGAAGCTGCCCAAGAGTGCGGTGCGAGGCCTAAAGCGGGCTGAAGCCGCCCGTATCTATCGTGCCAGCTACTGGAATGCCGTCCGAGCCGGTGACCTGCCTGCGGGATTAGACCTGGCGTTGTTCGATTTCGCCGTGAACTCAGGACCTGGTCGAGCGGTCCGCACCTTGCAGGTACTGCTCGGCGTTGCAGTCGACGGTGTCGTCGGGCCTCTGACCCTAGGGGCAATCCGGTCGCGCTCCGCGGCAGCGCTGGTCAGCAGTCTTTGTGACCGGCGCCTGGGCTTTCTCGGTCGTCTCTCCACCTTTTCCGTTTTCGGGCGCGGCTGGACAGCACGGGTGGCCGCCATTCGAGCGGCCGCACTTGCCATGGCGCCCGCTGATCCACTTCATCACAGGAGCACTGAATTGACCCTATTCTCCGGCTACAAGACCTATATCGTCGCTGCTTTCATGTTGCTGGCCGGTCTGGCCCAGGTGCTAGGCATCGAGTTGCCGGCGCTGGACGGCAATTCGGCTGGTCACCTCATCATGGAGGCTCTGGCCGTGATTTTCCTCCGCAAGGGGCTGAAGGCCGATATCGGCCGGGCGTGA
- a CDS encoding FAD-dependent oxidoreductase, which translates to MKGQPGRLIADGRTPLAGAAIERDTPLRFQLNGRTINGFFGDTVLSAVLASGLDFAGTWRGASVALGERHAPPIALAASPSGALPMDRTPAVNDAEFITLDQARTPRLWTRARNLLSRSRSLDLELERPEAMQLPWLSAPAEPGPRADLLVIGGGVAGMTAALAAAKAGERVILLERTPLLGGHSRLFGRQDGEETPDEAIARLSAAISATDAITVVTRAEAISVRAGTVRAHVVENAGSEPAAQVHDYSAKHIIIATGALERLPIFPGNRVPGVVTSQEALALAHHYGVWRGKAAVFATVTNPAYRLAMLAHDAGIAIHRIFDARPHPHSRFIEFSKAYGIRLAPGILPAAASLAPRSRGLIVQPKLSMDGYERVEPTVTADRLVVSGGWQPDLTLWHMAGGESQWSGDQQRLEAVGSLAGVALAGSAAGYLSRHACLQSGEDAVAQLLGRQRLMAEERLIDPLYETPDGGTPITTGASDDAPAFLDGGRRYMPAPQEKRKGWRGWLSRRSRVAPWSLADTPKPLDIIDIAAGVQLGLIPPESAGVVALERVPMIAVDRTPPAQAADTAVPTVPSFLAGRFGSDAGLWLVSPLEPRQLEPGALLHEHEEVRDPALAIGVVLRPVENGGVALLSLSVRAGQIISLRAQDRAVQVRVVIDHHEPDQV; encoded by the coding sequence ATGAAGGGACAGCCTGGTCGTCTAATCGCCGATGGAAGAACGCCCCTTGCGGGCGCGGCCATCGAGCGCGACACGCCGCTTCGTTTTCAGCTGAATGGTCGCACCATCAATGGTTTTTTCGGCGATACAGTTCTAAGCGCCGTCCTAGCCTCAGGTCTCGACTTTGCCGGAACCTGGCGCGGGGCATCAGTTGCCTTGGGAGAGCGCCACGCGCCGCCTATCGCGCTTGCCGCTTCGCCTTCGGGCGCGCTGCCAATGGACCGCACGCCTGCGGTCAACGATGCTGAATTCATCACCCTCGACCAAGCACGAACGCCGCGCCTGTGGACGAGAGCCAGAAACCTCCTGTCGCGATCCCGCTCGCTCGATCTGGAACTCGAGCGCCCAGAGGCCATGCAGTTGCCTTGGCTTTCGGCGCCGGCAGAGCCTGGCCCCCGGGCAGACCTCTTGGTGATCGGCGGTGGCGTTGCCGGGATGACCGCGGCATTGGCCGCCGCCAAAGCCGGTGAACGGGTCATCCTGCTGGAGCGGACGCCGCTACTCGGCGGACATTCCCGCCTGTTTGGCCGCCAAGATGGAGAAGAAACCCCGGACGAAGCCATCGCACGACTCTCAGCTGCGATCTCGGCGACCGATGCTATAACGGTCGTCACCCGCGCCGAGGCCATCTCCGTCCGCGCCGGTACGGTTCGCGCCCATGTCGTGGAAAACGCTGGCTCCGAACCAGCGGCACAGGTGCACGACTATTCCGCCAAACACATCATCATTGCAACGGGTGCGCTGGAGCGGCTGCCGATCTTTCCGGGCAATCGGGTGCCCGGGGTCGTCACCTCTCAGGAGGCACTCGCGCTCGCCCACCATTACGGTGTCTGGCGCGGCAAAGCTGCAGTCTTTGCCACCGTCACCAACCCGGCCTATCGCTTGGCCATGCTCGCGCACGATGCCGGGATCGCGATTCATCGCATCTTTGACGCTAGACCCCATCCGCACTCCCGCTTCATCGAGTTTTCCAAGGCATATGGCATTCGGCTGGCGCCCGGCATACTGCCAGCTGCCGCATCTCTGGCGCCGCGCAGCCGTGGCCTTATTGTCCAACCAAAGCTCTCAATGGACGGCTATGAACGCGTGGAGCCGACGGTCACGGCCGATCGGCTGGTGGTCTCGGGCGGTTGGCAGCCCGATCTGACGCTCTGGCACATGGCCGGCGGAGAAAGCCAATGGAGTGGCGACCAGCAGCGCTTGGAAGCGGTCGGGAGCTTGGCGGGTGTCGCCCTTGCTGGCTCGGCAGCCGGCTATCTTAGCCGCCACGCCTGCCTGCAAAGCGGTGAAGATGCCGTTGCGCAACTCCTCGGTCGTCAACGTTTAATGGCCGAAGAACGGCTCATCGATCCGCTCTATGAAACGCCTGACGGGGGGACCCCCATAACCACCGGGGCGTCCGACGACGCGCCCGCGTTTCTGGACGGCGGACGTCGCTATATGCCCGCGCCGCAGGAGAAGCGCAAAGGGTGGCGCGGCTGGCTCTCGCGCCGGTCGCGGGTGGCGCCCTGGTCGCTCGCCGATACTCCCAAGCCGCTCGACATCATCGACATCGCCGCTGGCGTTCAGTTGGGATTGATCCCGCCCGAGAGCGCAGGCGTCGTCGCCCTTGAGCGGGTGCCGATGATCGCTGTGGACCGTACCCCGCCCGCTCAGGCGGCGGACACCGCGGTGCCAACGGTCCCGAGCTTTCTTGCTGGCCGGTTTGGGTCCGATGCCGGGCTGTGGCTGGTCTCGCCCCTTGAACCGCGCCAGCTTGAACCGGGCGCCCTGCTTCACGAGCATGAGGAGGTTCGCGATCCCGCTTTGGCTATCGGCGTCGTCCTGCGTCCGGTGGAAAACGGTGGTGTAGCCCTGCTCTCACTCTCTGTACGAGCGGGACAGATCATCAGCCTAAGGGCGCAGGATCGTGCAGTCCAGGTCCGGGTGGTGATCGACCATCATGAACCCGATCAGGTTTAG
- the ccmE gene encoding cytochrome c maturation protein CcmE, with protein MTMSTTVRKKGWSRKQKRLAVIAGLAAVVALAATLVLVALRDQIVFFYSPSDVVARDVGPGQSIRLGGLVKDGSWVREGQENSFVVTDGGTDIVAHYTGILPDLFREGQGVVAEGSLGPGGEFQATNVLAKHDENYVPKEVVEALKAQGEWRPEAGTQ; from the coding sequence ATGACCATGTCCACCACGGTTCGGAAAAAAGGCTGGTCGCGCAAGCAGAAGCGGCTTGCGGTCATCGCCGGACTGGCGGCGGTGGTGGCGCTCGCGGCAACGCTGGTGCTTGTCGCGCTGCGCGACCAGATAGTCTTTTTCTATTCGCCGTCCGATGTCGTAGCTCGCGACGTGGGGCCCGGTCAGTCGATCCGGCTGGGCGGGCTGGTCAAGGACGGTAGCTGGGTGCGCGAGGGGCAGGAGAACAGCTTCGTTGTCACCGACGGAGGCACCGACATCGTGGCGCACTACACCGGCATTCTGCCAGATCTCTTCCGGGAGGGGCAGGGTGTGGTCGCGGAAGGCAGCCTTGGCCCGGGCGGCGAGTTCCAGGCCACCAACGTGCTGGCCAAGCATGATGAGAATTATGTGCCCAAGGAAGTGGTCGAGGCGCTGAAAGCGCAAGGGGAATGGCGGCCGGAGGCGGGCACCCAGTGA
- a CDS encoding PepSY domain-containing protein yields MNIFTHDIIVPLAAAVAVGVASTGAAQAQCLDNRQIQQSVSSGEIMSLAAVLASAGIDSSAEVLSVQVCDEGGQLVYIIGVLSPNGEAQNLVLSAQ; encoded by the coding sequence ATGAACATCTTCACGCATGACATCATAGTGCCGCTCGCCGCCGCCGTGGCGGTGGGCGTCGCCTCCACCGGTGCTGCCCAGGCGCAGTGCCTGGACAATCGGCAGATCCAGCAATCCGTTTCGTCCGGCGAGATCATGTCGTTGGCCGCGGTTCTGGCTTCGGCCGGCATCGACTCTAGCGCTGAAGTCCTTTCGGTTCAGGTCTGTGACGAAGGCGGGCAACTGGTCTATATCATTGGCGTGCTGTCGCCGAATGGAGAGGCACAGAACCTCGTTTTGAGCGCGCAATAG
- the ccmI gene encoding c-type cytochrome biogenesis protein CcmI yields the protein MLFWFIAIAITAIACAALFYAAGRRVVNAGTGESADLNTHLRALLAGIDADQAAGKLGEAEANAAKAELAREVIRLKGDAGRTPGTTRELGQGPLMGGLALIAITALGLYALLGSPNLPAQPLSERRDVAAQELDLDAAVDRIEQALAANPDDLQGWNVIAPAYLQLGRYQDAANAYRRLIALDGPTADRQTSLAEALLLIAGEAGSTEAVELLQSASASDPTHVMSRLYLGAEFTRMGRYDEAITAWGEALALAAGDEPWIGAARQGLAAAQNDGQLPQTGQEAEMIQQMVSGLAERLAAQGGSVEDWTQLVRAYLVLGDTERAQAAYDDAVAAYPAAFDRGELDTLALGAGLTLNGEAP from the coding sequence ATGCTTTTCTGGTTTATCGCCATCGCCATCACCGCCATTGCGTGCGCTGCGCTGTTCTACGCAGCCGGTCGGCGCGTGGTCAACGCAGGTACGGGCGAATCCGCTGATCTCAACACCCATTTGCGCGCGCTGTTGGCCGGCATTGATGCTGACCAGGCCGCTGGCAAGCTGGGTGAAGCGGAAGCCAATGCTGCCAAGGCTGAACTGGCGCGCGAGGTGATCCGGCTCAAGGGCGACGCTGGCCGCACGCCCGGCACAACCAGAGAATTGGGGCAGGGGCCGCTCATGGGCGGGCTGGCGCTGATCGCGATAACGGCGTTAGGTCTCTACGCGCTTCTCGGCAGTCCGAACCTGCCGGCGCAGCCGTTGTCGGAGCGCCGCGACGTTGCTGCGCAGGAGCTGGACCTCGACGCTGCGGTCGATCGTATCGAGCAGGCCCTGGCAGCCAATCCAGACGACCTGCAAGGCTGGAACGTCATTGCGCCTGCCTATCTCCAACTCGGCCGCTACCAAGACGCGGCGAATGCCTATCGGCGTCTTATTGCGCTGGATGGTCCCACCGCTGACCGGCAAACGAGCCTTGCCGAGGCGCTGCTGCTGATAGCTGGCGAGGCTGGGTCTACCGAGGCTGTAGAGCTATTGCAGTCGGCGTCTGCAAGCGATCCGACCCACGTCATGTCCCGCCTCTATCTTGGGGCCGAGTTCACGCGCATGGGCCGTTACGACGAGGCGATCACCGCCTGGGGGGAGGCGCTGGCCCTGGCCGCGGGAGACGAGCCCTGGATCGGCGCGGCCCGGCAGGGCCTGGCGGCAGCTCAGAACGACGGCCAACTGCCTCAAACCGGCCAAGAGGCAGAAATGATCCAGCAGATGGTCTCGGGTCTCGCCGAACGCTTGGCGGCTCAGGGCGGGTCAGTGGAAGACTGGACACAATTGGTACGTGCCTACCTAGTGCTGGGCGATACCGAGCGAGCGCAAGCTGCGTATGACGATGCGGTGGCGGCCTATCCGGCAGCTTTCGACCGCGGCGAACTGGATACGCTGGCGCTCGGCGCCGGCTTGACCTTGAACGGAGAGGCGCCATGA
- a CDS encoding sensor histidine kinase, which yields MDQAGPAAQPVGQEAPTLPTRRKGSIAVSLFWLSVGWLILALVATGFLLTDLYSRALDNSLSNTLQFHVESLTGALLETGDPTSADIALTDPRFGRPRSGWYWAIRDADGALYNLSNSMVGIDPPVLLGPADAMGRRSAIMDDAFGTSMRVVERTVTVAPERYQIVVTGNLSEILQLVDDFRGQTLIVLSAVGVMLAIMSAIVARFALRPIGRLSQAIEAVREGESVQVTGVYPREIAPVAEEVNELLRSNAQIIERARNQVGNLAHALKTPVAVLRNEAGANSGPLADVVLGETEKMSAMVSTYLERARLAARTSIVGKKADATAIMVRLTRVMRKIHPDVEIGFHRTHSSLPWFRGDEADLEEMAGNLLDNACKWSKGSVRVHLGSERNQGSTMLVICIDDDGPGLSEADAKKVLRRGVRLDEKTPGSGLGLDIVKELVDVYGGSLDLKKSDLGGLLVELRLPGARGSDAKKPVAA from the coding sequence TTGGATCAAGCCGGTCCAGCCGCCCAGCCGGTGGGGCAGGAGGCGCCCACTTTACCGACCCGGCGCAAGGGCTCTATTGCCGTATCGCTGTTCTGGCTGTCGGTAGGCTGGCTGATCCTGGCTCTGGTGGCGACCGGCTTTCTCCTGACCGATCTTTATTCGCGAGCGCTGGACAATTCCCTTTCCAATACGCTGCAGTTCCATGTGGAGAGCCTAACCGGCGCTTTGCTGGAGACGGGCGACCCCACCAGCGCCGATATCGCCCTGACCGACCCGCGCTTCGGCCGTCCGCGCTCAGGCTGGTATTGGGCCATCCGGGATGCCGACGGCGCCCTTTACAATCTTTCCAACTCGATGGTCGGCATCGACCCGCCCGTGCTGCTCGGGCCCGCCGACGCGATGGGGCGGCGCAGCGCCATCATGGACGATGCATTCGGTACGTCCATGCGCGTCGTGGAGCGCACCGTGACCGTGGCGCCGGAACGCTATCAAATCGTCGTAACCGGCAATCTCAGCGAAATCCTCCAGCTCGTGGACGACTTCCGCGGTCAAACCCTGATCGTGCTCAGTGCAGTCGGTGTCATGTTGGCCATCATGAGCGCGATCGTGGCGCGCTTCGCATTGCGCCCCATCGGCCGGCTTAGCCAGGCAATCGAAGCCGTCCGCGAGGGCGAAAGCGTACAGGTGACCGGGGTTTATCCGCGCGAGATTGCCCCGGTGGCCGAGGAGGTCAATGAGCTTCTCCGCTCCAACGCGCAGATCATCGAACGCGCCCGCAACCAGGTAGGCAATCTGGCGCATGCGCTGAAGACCCCAGTGGCGGTGCTGCGCAACGAAGCCGGTGCCAATAGCGGCCCTTTGGCCGATGTGGTGCTCGGCGAGACCGAAAAGATGAGCGCCATGGTCTCGACTTATCTCGAGCGGGCGCGCCTGGCTGCGCGAACTTCCATTGTTGGCAAGAAAGCTGATGCCACCGCCATCATGGTTCGGCTGACCCGCGTGATGCGCAAGATCCATCCCGATGTGGAAATCGGCTTTCACCGTACGCATTCATCCCTGCCGTGGTTCCGGGGCGACGAGGCCGACCTCGAAGAGATGGCAGGCAATCTCTTGGACAACGCCTGCAAATGGTCGAAGGGCAGTGTGCGGGTGCATCTGGGCAGCGAACGTAACCAGGGCAGCACCATGCTGGTGATCTGCATCGATGATGACGGGCCGGGTCTCAGCGAAGCGGACGCCAAGAAAGTGTTGCGTCGCGGTGTCAGGCTGGATGAGAAAACGCCCGGTTCCGGGCTGGGGCTCGACATCGTCAAGGAACTGGTCGACGTCTATGGAGGCAGCCTGGACCTCAAGAAATCGGACCTCGGCGGGCTCTTGGTGGAGTTGCGGCTACCCGGTGCAAGAGGCAGCGACGCAAAGAAACCGGTTGCTGCTTGA
- a CDS encoding response regulator transcription factor: MRILVVEDDTNLNRQLKEALTEAGYAVDVAFDGEEGHFLGETEPYDAIVLDIGLPQMDGLSVLEKWRRAGKTTPVLLLTARDRWSDKVQGIDAGADDYVAKPFHMEEVLARMRALVRRAAGLASNEITAGPVRLDVRSGKVTVDGQAVKLTSHELRLLSYLMHHKGKVISRTELTEHLYDQDFDRDSNTIEVFVGRLRKKLPEDCIQTVRGLGYQVAED; the protein is encoded by the coding sequence TTGCGTATTCTTGTTGTCGAGGACGACACCAATCTCAACCGCCAACTCAAAGAGGCACTGACCGAGGCGGGCTACGCCGTGGACGTGGCGTTTGACGGTGAAGAGGGACACTTTCTGGGCGAAACCGAACCCTATGACGCGATCGTGCTCGATATTGGCTTGCCGCAGATGGACGGCCTGTCGGTGCTGGAAAAGTGGCGCCGGGCCGGCAAGACTACCCCGGTGCTGCTGCTGACGGCACGCGACCGCTGGAGCGACAAGGTGCAGGGCATCGATGCGGGCGCCGACGATTATGTCGCCAAGCCCTTTCATATGGAAGAAGTGCTGGCGCGCATGCGGGCATTGGTGCGCCGTGCGGCGGGGCTCGCCAGCAACGAAATCACGGCCGGTCCGGTCCGGCTCGATGTTCGCTCGGGCAAGGTGACCGTGGATGGTCAGGCGGTGAAGCTTACCAGTCACGAATTGCGGCTCCTGAGCTATCTGATGCACCATAAGGGCAAGGTGATCTCGCGGACCGAACTGACCGAGCACCTTTACGACCAGGACTTTGATCGCGACAGCAACACCATCGAGGTGTTTGTGGGACGCCTGCGCAAGAAACTGCCGGAGGACTGCATCCAGACGGTGCGCGGGCTGGGCTATCAGGTGGCGGAAGACTAG
- a CDS encoding RT0821/Lpp0805 family surface protein, translated as MNRIALIAVPLLAVSLAACSSTGSTRMAQAPVVATPAPVVAPAPVVPTPAQTTQQAMLTTSVANGFVDPAALRQMTAKDSQEANSAQFYALQFGRPGAPRQWAGDRGTTGSIAVGPYVRVNNLDCRDFTHTVKIGGTDYVRKGTACREQNGIWTVEQGVA; from the coding sequence ATGAATCGCATTGCTCTGATTGCTGTCCCGCTTCTCGCCGTTAGCCTTGCCGCGTGCTCCAGCACCGGTAGCACCCGCATGGCGCAGGCGCCGGTCGTGGCAACGCCCGCTCCGGTGGTCGCTCCGGCACCTGTGGTTCCCACCCCCGCCCAGACCACGCAGCAAGCCATGCTGACCACTAGCGTTGCCAACGGTTTCGTTGATCCGGCTGCCTTGCGCCAAATGACCGCCAAGGACTCTCAGGAAGCCAACAGCGCCCAGTTCTATGCACTGCAGTTCGGTCGCCCTGGCGCGCCGCGCCAATGGGCCGGTGACCGCGGCACCACGGGCAGCATTGCCGTGGGCCCGTATGTGCGCGTCAACAATCTTGATTGCCGCGACTTCACGCACACCGTGAAGATTGGTGGCACCGATTACGTGCGCAAGGGTACCGCGTGCCGCGAGCAGAACGGCATCTGGACTGTGGAGCAGGGCGTAGCCTGA